The genomic window TGCACGACTGCATCGTTTTGCGCCGCGCAGTGAAAAACACATTGACCGCCTCTTCAATGAAGCCGAACAGGCCGCGGATGAGGACGCCGCCGACAACGAAGATGGCGATGTCGTTGTCCTGCCGGACACGGGCTTGCCGGCGAGCGAAGGGGCGACGGGAAAGAAGCGCGGCCGCAAGGCCTTGCCGGAAAACCTGCCGCGCGAGCGTGTCGAGTATGACCTTCCCGACGCCCAGAAGGCTTGTCCTTGCTGCCGTCACCAGATGCATCGCATGGGCGAGACCGTTACCGAGCAACTTCATATCGAGGTGAAGGCGAAGGTCCTGCAGAATGTGCGGTTCAAATATGCTTGCCGTCATTGCGACCGCACCGGGATCAGCACGCCGGTCGTGACCGCGCCGATGCCCACGCAACCTTTGCCGGGCAGCATCGCTACGGCCTCGACGCTGGCCTTCGCGCTCGTTCATAAGTATGTCGACGGCACACCGCTCTACCGCCTGGCGCAGGCATTCGAGCGCGCCGGCGTTCCTGTCAGCCGAGGCGCTCTGGGCCACTGGGTGATCGGCTCGAGCGAAAAGCATCTCTCCCGCATCTATGACGCGCTGAAGCTGCGGCTCAGATCGCAGCCCCTCATCCATGGTGACGAGACCACGGTCCAGGTGCTGAAGGAAATGGACAGAGAGGCCGCCAGCACCTCGTACATGTGGGCATACCGGAGCGGCCAGGACAGTGACGAGCCGATCGTGCTGCTCGAATATCAGCCGGGCCGCGGCCAGATACACCCGCAGGCCTTCCTCGGCGATTACCGCGGCATCGTGATGAGCGACGGCTATTCCGCCTGGCGCACGCTGGAAGGGGCAACGCATCTTGGATGCATGGCCCATTCCAGGCGGCGCTTCGTCGATGCCCTAAAGGCGAGGAAGAAAGGCGGCGGGCCGCCGGAACAGGCACTCCGGTTCTTCGAACAGCTCTACCGAGTTGAAAGGCAGGCGCGGAACGAAATCCCCGATGACGGCGAAACGCGAGATCACTGCATTCGCCGCTTCCGCCAGCAACATAGTGTCCCCATCCTCCATGCTCTCAAGGCATGGCTCGACGACATCGCCCCAAAAGTCTTGCCGGACAGCAAGCTCGGCGACGCCGTCTCCTACACCCTGAACCAATGGGGATATCTGACGCGTTACACCGAGGACGGCAGCATGCCGATCGACAACAATCTTCTGGAGCGCGACATCAGGATTTTTGCAACTGGCAGGAAGAGTTGGTTGTTCAGCGATACTGTCGACGGAGCCAAGGCCAGCGCCATCGTCTACAGCCTGATGTTAACCTGCCGCGCCTGTGGCGTCGAGCCGTTAGCGTGGTTGCGCCACGTCCTCACTGAACTGCCTCAGCGCCCCGAGAACGTGGCTATCGACGATCTCCTGCCCTTCAACTTCCTCAAAGCCGCCGCAGCCTGACCCGACGCGTCCGTCTGAAAGCGATCAGTTGTTGCAAGGGCCGTCAATGTGCGGGGAAATGAGCGCTTACGATCAGATCGCGCAGTTGTTCAAGAGTGATGCCGTTTTCCACGGCAAAAACCGCATCCTCATGAACCTCGACGACTTCGCGCTTCGGCTGCTTTTTGGTCATGAACCCCACCCCTGGTTGCGACCAATTTAGCGCAAAGGCGATATTTCGTCGACCACAAATAACGAAGCGGCCCGGCAGTCGTCGTTGGGGTGTTGTGTTGACTGGCCGCCGGGCCTAGCCGACTCATCCGCGGCGAGCCGACCAGCGCGACCGTAATATTAGCAAGTCTGCAACATAACCCTGCGCTGGCGTTTTCCCCCGGTATCGTCCCATTTTGGGACGGGCGTTCTGGCATTGCTCTTGCGTCGGACAGTGTGCCGGTTGATCCCGGCCCTGATCGCGTACCTGATCAGGTAGTAGGCTCGCCGGGCTTGAGGTGGTTGGGGTCTTCGCCCGGCGGGTTTTCTCTTAGGCCTTTTGTTTTGTGGCCCTGTATTCGGCTTCCCACGGCAATGCGTCAAAGTCCGGCTTGTGGTTGCCGGAACGGTAGGCGTCCTGGCCGATATAGCTGCATTTGCCGCTCTCCAGGATGCAGGCAAAGGGCGGACTTCCTGGGCATCGGTAAAGGCCTACTGCTCTTTCCATGCGAGAAGGTGTCCCACGGAGGCTCACGCGTGTCGCCGTGCATTGTGATGAAGGCAACAGGACGGGCGGCAACCCGCGAAACAACACGCCTGATTTGCTCGACGAAGTGACGGACAATCTGTTCGACTTTTAGCCCTCGGCCGATGCGTGTTGGAAAGGTGGCCGGCGCCTCGTTGGGCGGGGGGCGTTGGGGTAAAGGGCGCCGGCCAGGCGGAAACAGATCCGCCGCGCTGCATAGATGACCGATTTATCGGGGCAGCGTTATGGTGTGATCGCGGAAGCGGCATCAGCGGTTCTGTGCCAGTTCGCAGGGGACGGGGAGCCGCTGGGTGAAGTGAGACGGCGCTATCGGGTGAGGACGCACCATTGATCCACGCCCCGCAAAGGCGCGTCCTCATGCGCCCTTACGAATCGGTAAGTCGCAAGTTTGGGCATTGTTTCGTAGGCTTAGTCGGAGCGGCGATGCCCGTCGCTGTTCCTAATAGGAGGGTGTTGCAAAAACACCCAACAGCCCGTTGCCTTAAGAGCTCCCTAAGCCTGGCAGCGGGCTGGTCCAACACTAGAGCGGTTCGCATTTAGGTTGACTTATAGCCCGCGCTTTCGATGTAGTTGTTGCATTCATTTGAGGTGACGATGTCGAGGGTGCGGGCGATAGCGTTGTGTACGGCCTGGATGCTTCGTTTGGCGGCACGTCGCATGCAGTGCTTGAGCTTGGCGAAGAGCTTCTCGATTGGATTGAGATCTGGACTGTAGGGCGGCAGGAAGAAGAGCCGCGCTCCGGCGGCCCTGACGATGTCGCGGACGGCTTGGCCCTTGTGAGACCCGAGATTGTCGAGAATGACAATGTCGCCCGGCTTCAGTGTCTTAATGAGTTCGGTTTCGACATAGACACGGAAGGTCTGCGCATTGATGGGTCCGTCAATGACCCAAGGCGCCTCTACCCGATCATGCCGCAGCGCGGCGATGAAGGTCATCGTCTTCCAATGACCATATGGCGCGTGAGCCATCAGCCGCTTGCCGCGCACACCCCAGCCGCGCAACGGCGCCATGTTGGTCTTGACCCACGTTTCATCCAGGAAGACTAGGCGCGTTGGGTCAATGCGGGTCTGATAGCGCATCCATTGCGCCCGCCGACGCATCAGCTTCGGCTTGAGCTGCTCGGCCGGCAGAACGGTTTTTTAAAACTCTTGCCCTCGCGATGCAGGAAGCGGCCGACGCTGGCAGGGGCCCCTATCGATGTCCTGCCGGAAAGTTCGATCGGCACGGGCCGTTAGGTAGCTTCAGCGTCCCGGCTAGGGCCCTTTAAGTCGTTAGGTCGGCTTTCAGGAGTTAAGACACTCACCGTTTTTCGGCCGACATGAGGCGCATTGCTGTCCGGAGTGAGTGGCCGCGCTACTTCCCTCGTTTTTCAACTTTAGATTTGGGAGGTCGGGTCGCTTGGATACCACACCGGCCTCCTTCAAGGCTGTGTATCCAACTTTTTTGAGGAGCTTCTCTGTTTTGGCGCGCTCCTTGTCGAGAGCGCTCTCACGTTTGACCTTGGGCATCCGTCCTCCATTTGGTTCGTTGTCGTTCGCCAGCAAATAGATTGCCAGTACTATCGCCGGCGATGTCAGCTTTGAGGTCGCGGCAGAGACCACGTCAATGACCGAATGAGGGCGCATTACTGCCATACAGCCTGATCGTTCTGTGACGAATGTGTCGTTTTGGTAGACCTCCACGGGAGGACGCTAGGTCGGCCCTTGCTCAGCGCTCGTAATCGTTATCATTCGAGCGCTGGGTCTTACGGTCTTGCTCTTCCGACTGCCGCGCCTTCTGTTTGTTGCCGTCCTTTTGCTTGGCTCTCACCTTCTCCTGCTCGGTGCCTGTGCGCGGCTGCTGCGGCTCGCGGGGATCGTCCCGAGTTGGAAGGTCTCGCCCTCGCGCCTCGCGCTCAGGGATCGGCTCGCCACTGCCACCACCACGACGCTGCTGCCGCTCGAATTGCAGCCGCGCGAGACGGTCGTGCATCTTGTCGTTCACCTCTTCACGATACTGTTCGAACTGTCCTTGATGCGCCGGCGGCAGCGTCTCGCGCATGTTGTCCAGAGCCTGATTGACGCGGGCCATCTGACGCCGCATTTCCAAGGGGGTTTGCGCCATGTTCAAATCTCCTATCAGTGCATTCAATTTTCTCATACCGGGATGGGACAGGAAAGACCTCTGCCCCAATTCATCAGTCCCGCGACCCGCGCCAGGACCTGGTTGCCCCTCCACTGCCCGATCGCGACGGAACTGCAGAAAATTGTTGCCGATCGACTCCGCCGCCGTGAGAGCCTGACCGACCACGCCCGCGGTCCGCATCGTCGTCACAGTCTTTTGCCATGCGGCAGCGATTGCATCGCCGTTCACGACAAGGGATTGCCCATCCAAACGCCGTTGCCGCTTGGCCTCCACCCGCTCGATTGTCCTGGCGCTGACCTGATAGCGCGGATC from Mesorhizobium sp. AR02 includes these protein-coding regions:
- the tnpC gene encoding IS66 family transposase, which codes for MNRPGEPTVEELMARIAALRAENRQLTERVVKLEEELALARLHRFAPRSEKHIDRLFNEAEQAADEDAADNEDGDVVVLPDTGLPASEGATGKKRGRKALPENLPRERVEYDLPDAQKACPCCRHQMHRMGETVTEQLHIEVKAKVLQNVRFKYACRHCDRTGISTPVVTAPMPTQPLPGSIATASTLAFALVHKYVDGTPLYRLAQAFERAGVPVSRGALGHWVIGSSEKHLSRIYDALKLRLRSQPLIHGDETTVQVLKEMDREAASTSYMWAYRSGQDSDEPIVLLEYQPGRGQIHPQAFLGDYRGIVMSDGYSAWRTLEGATHLGCMAHSRRRFVDALKARKKGGGPPEQALRFFEQLYRVERQARNEIPDDGETRDHCIRRFRQQHSVPILHALKAWLDDIAPKVLPDSKLGDAVSYTLNQWGYLTRYTEDGSMPIDNNLLERDIRIFATGRKSWLFSDTVDGAKASAIVYSLMLTCRACGVEPLAWLRHVLTELPQRPENVAIDDLLPFNFLKAAAA